CATCTTTTTCCAGAGAGACGTAAAAATAACATAAGTGAATAATTGAGCACATTATGTAAAGAAAATAGCTAGCCTATTTGTTGTTGCTTGTAGTAATTTAATTTAGTAAGAATCACACAATATTAGAATTTGAAAAGGATATTAGAATAATCCAGTCCAGCACTCTCATTGGACACATGAGAAAACACAAACTGgcagtgacttacccaaggttaCATAACAAAGGTAATGGTGGAACCAGTGGTTCTTAATTCCATGCTCTTTCCCTTATGTGTTCATTAATGTACTAATTAGTGTAGTAATTCTTATGGTGTAGCAAATTATGCCTTTGAATTTAAGAGATCAACATTTATAgagtaaaataagtaaaaagttaatgtttacataaaacaaataatgaataaCAGAAAAAAGTTACATGCCCTTAATTTTTGCATTAAAGAAAGGTTTATTGGGAATAAGTTCAccattttttcattaaaacaaaatgtgtttaAGAGGACTTTTGACATACTAAATCCGTAACATGAGGTTTAATTCTGTAGcattagtgggttttttttttactaatgcTCAGTGTATAATAAAACATAGAATTGGTATGTTTCATTTTGTATAAACATTTTCTTAGAAAAGTTTGTCAgtgtttaaaaatgtgaataatgaTTTCTGCTAGAATTGGTTATGCCATCCACTCAGGCTTCAGGGATCACGTAGAATACTCCTTGGCAGTTGTCTTCATACTTACTTAATCGTATACctcatcagttaaaaaaaattcacacagcTCAATTATGTTTGTTTATAACTTACATATACAAACTACTGATAAATTATATAAAAgcttacataaaacaaaattttttaaaggatatcaaaagcaattttctgtttttcatttctgtacCCAGTGGATCACTTAATACACCGCATTTTCCTTTGGAAATCAAAGGGgttgaggtttgtttgtttgttgttgttgttgtttgagtctcactctgtcgcccaggctggagtgcagtggtacgatctcagctcactacaacctccgccccccaggttcaagtgattctcctgcctcagcctcctgaatagctgagattacaggcacacgccaccacgccaaactaatttttgtatttttagtagtgacagggtttcaccatgttggccaggatggtctcaaactcctgacctcaagtgatcccatctgcttcagcctcccaaagtattgagattacaggtatgagccaccatgcccagcgaggATATTAATAATGATCATTATTTACCTAATTTAATGATACTCTGGCCTATTGCTACTGTAACTTAGAACAGtataaaatgaacaaatccaGTATGATATAACATATTACTTTCATGAGGGTCTTTGGAATGACAATTTTAAGAAGCTCTATAAAAATGTTACCAAATCAGCTAACACATATTTAGCAACTGCAGATAAGTATGAGATAAGACACAGTAACCATCTACCAGGAAGGAGCTTATAATATAGTTGAAAAGCATCTTAGTTAGATGTATGCTGAGTGTATGTAAAGATAACTGATAATTCAAGAGGGACTATACATAATGTCTTACATGTGTTACAGAGAGTAGAGGTATTCATGGAGAGGAACAATCACTTCAAACCTGTGGGAGTCAACAAGGGCCTCAAGGAGgagttgcattttatttatttggttggttggatggatggatggttggttTGGCTTGAACCTTATTCTTTGAGTAGGCCGAAAGCTTGGAAAATATTTAGGGGAAAATGAGTGGATTTATTTTATTGGAACAGATGGTTTTTGTGAAGGAAACTAGTGGAAGGTCCACTAGGAAAGTAGGCTTGAGTCTTTAGGAGGACATTATACTTAGCCAGACTAAGCAAATTGGACTTTTTCTGTTTGCAGAAAGCAGATATGTAAGTAGTTTAAGAAGATGGATCTGCTggcaatgtaaatatattttgatggagagagaaaacagagttACACCAGTTGGCAAGCTATTATACAGTTCATAGTAAGAACTAACATttgagtgccaggcactgttctaagcactctTCAATTGTTAAATCTTACGAGGTAAATactgttattcccatttcacaggtaaggaaattgaggcacagataattttctttccctgaagatcacacagctggtagcCTATGGAGTCTCTGCCTTCTGGCTGCTGCTGTGGATCATTTGAATGTAAACGAGAGTTCCGGGTCTGAATAGAAATGAGGGACATGCACACAGGAGACCAAAAAGGAGACCTGGGTAGAATTCAGTGGCCTATGTATGGGGCAGCTGGGGAAGTGTCAAAGATGAGCCAACCTCATTTGGAAAGGGGTGACAACATTAACCAAAACAGAGATGTTGAGATCAAGTGGTGAAAAGACAGTTAACTATCTTCCAGAAGCATTCAGACCAACAAGTAGACAGACGTATCAATAACTAACTTCAATGTAATATCATATAGAAAACATGTTTAAGAAATAGTCAGTGATTTGGGGAAAGAGCCACCTAGGTATGTttgtttgaatctgggaagtCATAACATCAAAGGTATTATTTGAGTTAAGCCTTGAGATCTGCTAAATTGACAGATAAGCTGAAAGAAGGTGTTTCAATAACATTTGAATATGTTCAATATGAACATATGAACATTTGAGCATGTTCAATAACATACCTCAAAAGTAGCATTTGAGGTAATGGTGAAATATCCAAATGCTAACATCTAGCTTTGGTTAAATCAGGAGGGAGAGCTCCATTCAGGAATCATCTGAGCAGTGGTGATACTTGAAGCCAAATATTCTAAAGTAGAGTATCTTGAAGAAAGACTTTAAGGCATAGAAGGAAGAAGATGCCAGTGAAGGACTTAAagaaataggaaggaaggaagaatattAAAATGGAGAAGGCCAGGAAAGCAGGGCTGTGAACAGCCAAGTGGTATTCACTTATAGAGATGAAACCACTTCGTGatatatttctttctagttttattctttgtttttattgttactgtttaaaattatttcatagtaTGTGTTTTATGACCTGCCTTTTCAATGAGTGAATGAGCTGCAATTTATTTACTCATTGCTTTGGGGCATTTGGGTTTTCCCTTCCACTCTTAGGAAGCAAATCAGCTTGTAAAGGATTCTGGGGAATGAGTTATAAGAAAATGGATACAAGtgtaaaataaatatcagaaagtTAGCAGTGGGTTTAGTAAACTGAAACAAAGATGAATTATTCATCTTTGCTTTCTGGACAGCTAGATCAGTGACTGATGTTGAATgcatgaagagagaaagaaatgaaatttaaaagtggAGTTTGGAATCATGCATGATCAatgcaatagtttttttttatagTAATGAACATTTATGTTTCTTAGTATACGCAGTACTAATTGTTTAGCCTTGGAAATAGGAGCGATACCTTTTCTTCTTGAGGCTGAGGGCAAGAGGTATGGCTTTTGTACAGATGCTTTCAagataagaaagaacaaaactcagGACCTGATTAGACTTACTCAGTATGGTAGTAGATGAGTCATCTGCTGAGAGTGAAGATAATGAGGTGTGATTACAGCTTGAAGAGAGTGAAAGCAAAATTTTACGTATTTCTTTTGAAGAAGATGATGGTACAAGCAGCAGGAGGTAAATAAAAGAATTGTTGGGTAGCAGCGACGACCCAGCTAGAAGCTGATAGGATGGTTATGGCGCACAGGAGTGGTTCGGAGGGGAACATGGATTTATTCAAGAATAGTAGCCCCTCAATTATAAGAATTTGGATGGAAGACTGTTTTTTTTCACAGAGTACACTAAGTTTTTATAACCTTCTAGAAATTCAGAGCTGGAAGAGGAGATGTATTTAAGTTCAATTCttgattatattaataaaaaacaaaaatagaaattttaatgtACATGTATAATAACATCACAAAATGAAGAATAAGCATTTATTATGAGCATTGTTTGataaagcataaaaatattaacctcaTACTCCCACGTTTTACAGTAAGAGTTTACTCACCTTCATTGATGAAAGTTACCGGTGGTATCTTGAAAGGGCTTTTGGTGGGAGAAGTTGCCAGATCAGGTGGTGGCATTAAATCTCTGGGATAACCTGGATCCCTCTGAATCTCGTTACCTCCCAGCAGACCAGGAGTATACTGATGGCTGTTAGGAATATGTTGTGGCACCACCTGGACAAGTGGGGGAGACACATGGGTGTCTTGTCGGGAAAATATCCTCAAGCACTGTTCTTCCAACAAAGTGATCATCACAGATTGGTTATTGACAAGATCTGTCAAGGAAGCATATTTCACCTCTAGTTCCCTGTACCTTGTTGCCATCTTCAACATTTCTGTGGTGACATTGAGGATTTTGTTTTCCAATTGGGAAAGTTCAAGTGAATTATCCCTCTTACGGATAATCTCATGTAATAGTTGCATGTAGAGTTGAGTAACACGAGAGTTCATGTTACGGCTTTCCTTTCTCAGCAGCTTTACCTCATTCACAATGTTTCCATCTACATCCACCACCAGTTGCAGAACATCTATCTCCCGCTTCTGCCTGGAGAGCACATCCTTCAGGTTTTCAAGGTCCATCCTGGTGATCATGTCTTTAATGGTACTTGCATCTTGCCCTTTGGTGTTGACACAGATTGGCCCTGTTATTCTTTGTTCAGGTACCAGGAATGTGTATGCACATTTCTTTGCTTCCTCTTTACCATCTGTGGCGCGAGGGTATCTTctctggtttatttttttaattttgaattgtcCACCTCTGCAATGTCCAACGTCCACTAGTAGGAAGAATAGCACACCTAGGGTCCAGGTAAAAGCCTTCAT
This region of Macaca fascicularis isolate 582-1 chromosome 1, T2T-MFA8v1.1 genomic DNA includes:
- the ANGPTL1 gene encoding angiopoietin-related protein 1, whose protein sequence is MKAFTWTLGVLFFLLVDVGHCRGGQFKIKKINQRRYPRATDGKEEAKKCAYTFLVPEQRITGPICVNTKGQDASTIKDMITRMDLENLKDVLSRQKREIDVLQLVVDVDGNIVNEVKLLRKESRNMNSRVTQLYMQLLHEIIRKRDNSLELSQLENKILNVTTEMLKMATRYRELEVKYASLTDLVNNQSVMITLLEEQCLRIFSRQDTHVSPPLVQVVPQHIPNSHQYTPGLLGGNEIQRDPGYPRDLMPPPDLATSPTKSPFKIPPVTFINEGPFKDCQQAKEAGHSVSGIYMIKPENSNGPMQLWCENSLDPGGWTVIQKRTDGSVNFFRNWENYKKGFGNIDGEYWLGLENIYMLSNQDNYKLLIELEDWSDKKVYAEYSSFRLEPESEFYRLRLGTYQGNAGDSMMWHNGKQFTTLDRDKDMYAGNCAHFHKGGWWYNACAHSNLNGVWYRGGHYRSKHQDGIFWAEYRGGSYSLRAVQMMIKPID